One Fusobacterium ulcerans DNA segment encodes these proteins:
- the pgsW gene encoding poly-gamma-glutamate system protein: MNKKINNITLAVIALLFIFIQYGLKNKEIKVKSPYYNEMIEASTKMKNMSAEIKSERIRRGIEIDKSLDINETGLIGEEWSGITTTLGNLESKRTSTNPDFAALMVKLFKEKGLKKGDIIAANISSSFPALNLSLIAAADTLGLNAIMVNSVGASTYGGNIENFTYLDMENHLFSKGMIQNRSRGFSLGGIGDIGREFEDEIKEKIIEKNKGYGLHFFYNENLEKNIEERYSYFVKESNNKIKAFVNIGGNLLAIGDSVDIIVNSKVLLDKNTNMKKGLVGKFLKDEIPVFYLLNLKGIATAYNLPFDQSNLQNKTISDIYFKKNGNIWNYLIIVIFLVFILKTIFMKKK; encoded by the coding sequence TTGAATAAAAAAATCAATAATATCACCCTTGCAGTTATAGCTTTACTGTTTATTTTTATTCAATATGGATTGAAAAATAAAGAGATAAAAGTGAAGAGCCCTTATTATAATGAGATGATAGAAGCTTCTACGAAAATGAAAAATATGAGTGCAGAAATAAAAAGTGAAAGAATAAGAAGAGGAATAGAGATAGATAAAAGTCTGGATATTAATGAAACTGGACTTATTGGAGAAGAATGGAGTGGAATAACAACTACTCTTGGGAATCTTGAAAGTAAAAGAACAAGTACAAATCCTGATTTTGCAGCTCTTATGGTAAAATTATTCAAAGAAAAAGGTTTGAAAAAAGGTGATATAATAGCTGCAAATATTTCAAGTTCTTTTCCAGCTCTAAATTTATCGTTAATAGCTGCTGCTGATACTCTTGGACTGAATGCAATAATGGTAAATTCAGTTGGAGCCTCTACATATGGAGGAAATATTGAAAACTTTACATATCTTGATATGGAAAATCATCTTTTTTCTAAGGGAATGATTCAAAATAGGAGCAGAGGATTTTCTTTGGGAGGAATAGGAGACATTGGAAGAGAATTTGAAGATGAGATAAAAGAAAAAATAATAGAGAAAAACAAAGGATATGGACTCCATTTTTTTTATAATGAAAATTTAGAAAAAAATATAGAGGAAAGATATAGTTATTTCGTAAAAGAAAGTAACAATAAAATAAAAGCTTTTGTAAATATAGGAGGAAATCTTTTAGCTATTGGAGACAGTGTAGATATCATAGTAAATTCAAAAGTACTTTTGGATAAAAATACAAATATGAAAAAGGGATTAGTAGGGAAATTTTTAAAAGATGAAATTCCAGTTTTTTATCTTCTAAACCTCAAAGGAATAGCAACAGCATATAATTTACCTTTTGATCAATCTAATCTTCAAAACAAAACAATTTCTGATATTTATTTTAAAAAAAATGGCAATATATGGAACTATTTGATCATTGTAATTTTCTTAGTGTTTATATTGAAAACGATATTTATGAAAAAAAAATAA
- a CDS encoding HU family DNA-binding protein, translating to MTKKEFVELFGTKAGIKTKVEADKLTKAFIDTLEEILVKGENVSFIGFGKFEAAERAARTCVNPQTKKPMKVEAKKVAKFRAGKNLLEKMNPVVEKKAAKSKKKGK from the coding sequence ATGACAAAAAAAGAATTTGTAGAATTATTTGGAACTAAAGCTGGAATAAAAACTAAAGTAGAAGCAGACAAACTTACAAAAGCATTTATAGATACTCTTGAAGAAATTTTAGTAAAAGGTGAAAATGTGTCATTCATAGGATTTGGAAAATTCGAAGCTGCTGAAAGAGCTGCTAGAACTTGTGTTAACCCACAAACTAAAAAACCTATGAAAGTAGAAGCTAAAAAAGTTGCTAAATTTAGAGCTGGAAAAAATTTATTAGAAAAAATGAATCCAGTTGTTGAAAAGAAAGCTGCAAAATCTAAGAAAAAAGGAAAATAG
- the plsY gene encoding glycerol-3-phosphate 1-O-acyltransferase PlsY produces MKEILFLVLGYVMGALPNGVWIGKYFKKIDIREHGSKNSGATNAYRVLGPKYGLMVLAADALKGFLPPFIASRYGVTGNMLLLIGVLAIVGHSLSFFLHFKGGKGVATSLGVFLFLIPNVTLALLIVFILVVYFTRYISLGSIIAAAALPILTALSPVGYGIGKTPLLVMTTLIGVFVIYRHRTNIKRLMEGTENKFKLK; encoded by the coding sequence ATGAAAGAAATATTATTTTTAGTTTTAGGTTATGTAATGGGAGCGCTTCCAAACGGTGTATGGATAGGAAAATATTTTAAAAAAATAGATATAAGAGAGCATGGCAGTAAAAATTCAGGAGCAACAAATGCTTACAGAGTATTGGGGCCTAAATATGGACTTATGGTACTGGCAGCAGATGCATTAAAAGGATTTCTGCCTCCATTTATAGCTAGTAGATATGGAGTGACGGGAAATATGCTGTTATTAATAGGAGTTTTAGCTATTGTTGGACATTCTCTATCTTTCTTCCTTCATTTTAAAGGTGGAAAAGGAGTAGCAACAAGTTTAGGAGTATTTCTTTTTCTAATCCCAAATGTAACTCTTGCTCTATTAATAGTTTTTATATTAGTGGTTTATTTTACAAGATATATTTCTTTAGGATCAATTATAGCGGCAGCAGCACTACCTATTCTTACTGCATTAAGTCCAGTAGGATATGGAATAGGAAAGACCCCTCTTCTAGTAATGACTACTTTAATAGGAGTTTTCGTAATATACAGACATAGAACTAACATCAAAAGGCTTATGGAAGGAACAGAAAATAAATTTAAGCTTAAATAA
- a CDS encoding NAD(P)H-dependent glycerol-3-phosphate dehydrogenase has protein sequence MKKVVIIGAGSWGTALGLVLARKGYDITLWEFNKERAEEIQNNRENKRYLPGIKFPDNLNVTYEKEGLLEGIKYVVFSVPSQVLRGVIRGFSNDLTEDMLLVNTAKGIEVSTGMRLSEVMKDEIKGKFHKNIVVLSGPTHAEEVAVGIPTTIVAAGEKEKAAEIQELFNSKVFRVYLSEDVVGVELGAAVKNCLAIGAGIADGMGFGDNTKAALITRGIAEMIRYGKACGAKEITFSGLSGIGDLIVTCASKHSRNRHVGECLGKGQDIQTILNEMTMVAEGVPTVKAVYEQIQKLNISMPILEATYNIIYKNANAGNMVEELMERTLKEEFY, from the coding sequence ATGAAAAAAGTAGTAATCATAGGAGCGGGAAGCTGGGGAACAGCTTTAGGATTGGTACTAGCTAGAAAAGGTTATGATATTACTTTATGGGAATTCAATAAAGAGAGAGCTGAAGAAATACAAAACAATAGAGAAAATAAGAGATATTTACCAGGAATAAAGTTTCCAGATAATTTAAATGTTACATATGAAAAAGAAGGTCTTTTAGAAGGAATAAAATATGTAGTATTCTCAGTTCCGTCACAAGTATTAAGAGGAGTAATAAGAGGATTTTCAAATGATTTGACAGAAGATATGCTTCTTGTAAATACAGCAAAAGGAATAGAAGTATCAACAGGAATGAGACTTTCAGAAGTAATGAAAGATGAAATAAAAGGAAAATTTCATAAGAATATAGTAGTTTTATCAGGACCTACACATGCAGAAGAAGTAGCAGTAGGAATACCAACAACAATAGTTGCAGCAGGAGAAAAAGAAAAAGCAGCAGAAATACAGGAACTTTTCAACAGTAAAGTATTCAGAGTATATTTAAGTGAGGATGTAGTAGGAGTTGAATTAGGAGCTGCTGTAAAAAACTGCCTGGCTATAGGAGCTGGAATAGCTGATGGAATGGGATTTGGAGATAACACAAAAGCAGCCTTGATAACTAGAGGAATAGCTGAAATGATAAGATATGGAAAGGCTTGTGGAGCTAAAGAAATAACTTTCTCTGGACTTAGTGGAATAGGAGACTTAATAGTAACATGTGCAAGTAAACACAGTAGAAACAGACATGTTGGTGAATGTTTAGGAAAAGGTCAGGATATACAAACTATTTTAAATGAGATGACTATGGTTGCTGAAGGTGTCCCTACAGTAAAAGCAGTGTATGAGCAAATTCAAAAACTAAATATCTCAATGCCGATATTAGAAGCTACATACAATATTATATATAAAAATGCAAATGCTGGAAATATGGTAGAAGAACTTATGGAGAGAACTTTGAAAGAGGAATTTTACTAA